The Thermothelomyces thermophilus ATCC 42464 chromosome 7, complete sequence genome window below encodes:
- a CDS encoding 4-hydroxyphenylpyruvate dioxygenase-like protein, translated as MSPSAISDNHSSSGASDYAVQSPSPNFSGYDHVTWWVGNAKQAAGFYNTFFGFKTIAYRGLETGSRYFASYVVTNNDVRFVFTSPIRSAKYLPEDEPISPEDRRLLQEMHEHQEKHGDAVKDVAFEVDNVDGVYEKAVAEGAVSVQPPLTTGDKEHGYVRTAVIRTYGDTTHTLIARQNFRGAFLPGFRAVKGGAGAAPDALPEVPLARIDHCVGNQDWNQMVSACAFYEQCLSFHRFWSVDDSQICTEFSALSSIVMASPNNVVKMPINEPAPGKKKSQIEEYVLFNSGPGVQHIALLTPDIISAVSALRARGVQFIDVPKTYYDTMRVRLKTERRDWELKEDLDTIERLNILIDYDERGYLLQLFTKPLMDRPTVFIEIIQRNDFDGFGAGNFKSLFEAIEREQAERGNL; from the coding sequence ATGTCACCGTCTGCCATCTCGGACAACCACAGTTCCTCGGGGGCCTCGGACTACGCCGTCCAGAGCCCCTCTCCCAACTTCAGCGGTTACGACCACGTCACTTGGTGGGTGGGCAACGCGAAGCAGGCCGCGGGCTTCTATAACACCTTCTTTGGGTTCAAGACAATCGCCTACCGCGGACTCGAGACGGGCAGCCGGTACTTTGCCTCGTATGTTGTCACCAACAACGATGTCCGCTTCGTCTTCACGTCGCCGATCCGCTCGGCCAAGTACCTGCCCGAGGACGAGCCGATCTCGCCCGAGGACAGGCGCCTGCTGCAGGAGATGCACGAGCACCAGGAGAAGCACGGCGACGCCGTCAAGGACGTCGCCTTCGAGGTGGACAACGTCGACGGCGTCTACGAGAAGGCGGTCGCTGAAGGCGCCGTGTCGGTCCAGCCGCCCCTGACGACGGGCGACAAGGAGCACGGCTACGTGCGCACAGCCGTGATCCGCACCTACGGCGACACGACGCACACGCTGATTGCGCGCCAGAACTTCCGCGGCGCCTTCCTGCCGGGCTTCCGCGCCGTCAAGGGCGGGGCGGGCGCCGCGCCAGACGCGCTGCCCGAGGTGCCCCTCGCGCGCATCGACCACTGCGTCGGCAACCAGGACTGGAACCAGATGGTGTCGGCCTGCGCCTTCTACGAGCAGTGCCTCTCATTCCACCGGTTCTGGTCGGTGGACGACAGCCAGATCTGCACCGAGTTCAGCGCGCTCAGCAGCATCGTCATGGCCAGCCCCAACAACGTGGTCAAGATGCCCATCAACGAGCCGGCGCCGGGCAAGAAGAAGTCGCAGATCGAGGAGTACGTCCTGTTCAACAGCGGGCCGGGCGTCCAGCACATCGCCCTGCTCACCCCGGACATCATATCCGCCGTCAGCGCCCTGCGCGCCCGCGGCGTCCAGTTCATCGACGTGCCCAAGACCTACTACGACACCATGCGCGTCCGCCTCAAGACGGAGAGGCGCGACTGGGAGCTGAAGGAGGACCTGGACACCATCGAGCGCCTCAACATCCTCATCGACTACGACGAGCGCGGCTACCTGCTCCAGCTCTTCACCAAGCCGCTCATGGACCGCCCCACCGTGTTTATCGAGATCATTCAGCGCAACGACTTTGACGGCTTCGGCGCGGGCAACTTCAAGAGTCTGTTTGAGGCCATCGAGCGGGAGCAGGCGGAACGGGGGAACCTGTAA